Proteins encoded in a region of the Bacteroidia bacterium genome:
- the uvrA gene encoding excinuclease ABC subunit UvrA → MIDKLAVRRQENIEVSGARVHNLKNISLVIPRNKLTVITGLSGSGKSSLAFDTIYAEGQRRYIETFSAYARNFLGNLERPDVDKISGLSPVIAIEQKTISKNPRSTVGTTTEIYDFLRLLYARASEAYSYVTEEKMVKYSEVQINALINEQFTGENITILAPLVKGRKGHYQELFDRLRRKGFLYARIDDEIKELKFGLKVDRYKVHNIELVIDRIKVSEESEKRLRESVQMAMKQGNGVCMILTKETEKVRYFSRSFMCPTSGISYNEPAPHTFSFNSPQGACPHCGGLGRFSRVDLNKIIPDKTLSIARGAFAPLGKYRSSLIFWQLEAIAAKYDFSLKTPISDIPENALNVVLYGSGETFRLQGNYPGISSNYIINWEGLVNYILNQHHESTSQKAKQWSDDFVVNEVCPDCNGARLKKESLYFRIDGKNISELSQMNLSDLYEWLNNIEDRISQKQSIIARDILKEIRNRLKFILDVGIDYLNLNRPAASLSGGESQRIRLATQIGSRLVNVLYILDEPSIGLHQRDNERLIESLKQLRDAGNTIIVVEHDKQMIMSADHVIDMGPNAGINGGEIVAEGTPEEILTQGGLTADYLSMRKFICVPNPRRKGNGHSIILSGATGNNLKNVEIKIPLGKLICVTGVSGSGKSSLIKETLQPILSKHFFRALKNPLPYNNIKGLENIDKVIEVDQSPIGRTPRSNPVTYTQIFSDIRKLFEQMPASKIRGYNAGRFSFNVKGGRCEGCGGAGVKTIEMNFLPDVYVLCTDCNGKRYNRETLEVRYRGKSISDILELSVKQAVEFFENIPAIHNKLKALNDVGLGYITLGQPSTTLSGGEAQRIKLASEFTKKDTGKTLYILDEPTTGLHFEDVRILMNVLNKLADKGNTVIVIEHNLDVIKQADYIIDMGPEGGTRGGQIVAVGTPEEIAKNEIGFTARFIKEELNLHKKLTYQKNKCFEL, encoded by the coding sequence ATGATTGATAAGCTTGCTGTTAGAAGGCAGGAAAATATTGAAGTTTCAGGAGCAAGAGTTCATAATCTGAAAAATATAAGCCTTGTAATTCCTCGTAACAAATTAACTGTTATTACAGGTTTAAGTGGAAGTGGAAAATCTTCTTTGGCTTTTGATACAATATATGCCGAAGGTCAGAGAAGGTATATTGAAACATTTTCTGCCTATGCAAGAAATTTTCTAGGAAACCTTGAACGACCTGATGTTGATAAAATATCAGGACTTAGTCCGGTTATAGCAATTGAACAAAAAACAATAAGCAAAAATCCAAGATCAACGGTTGGTACTACAACAGAAATTTATGATTTTCTTAGATTACTATATGCTCGTGCATCTGAAGCATATTCATATGTAACCGAAGAAAAAATGGTAAAATATTCCGAAGTTCAGATTAATGCTCTAATTAACGAACAATTTACAGGAGAAAATATTACTATTTTAGCCCCGTTGGTAAAAGGGCGTAAAGGTCATTATCAGGAGTTGTTTGATCGTTTAAGACGTAAAGGTTTTTTGTATGCAAGAATTGATGATGAAATAAAAGAACTTAAGTTTGGTTTAAAAGTAGATCGCTATAAAGTTCATAACATTGAACTTGTAATTGATAGAATTAAAGTTTCCGAAGAATCAGAAAAACGTTTACGCGAGTCGGTGCAAATGGCAATGAAGCAGGGTAATGGCGTATGTATGATTCTAACAAAGGAAACTGAAAAAGTCAGATATTTTAGTCGCTCATTTATGTGTCCAACTAGTGGAATTTCATATAATGAACCTGCACCTCACACTTTCTCATTTAACTCACCTCAAGGTGCTTGCCCTCATTGTGGTGGATTGGGTCGTTTTTCAAGAGTTGATTTAAATAAGATAATTCCTGATAAAACTCTTTCTATTGCCAGAGGTGCTTTTGCTCCTTTGGGTAAATACAGAAGTTCGTTAATTTTCTGGCAACTTGAAGCTATTGCTGCAAAATATGATTTTTCTTTAAAAACTCCAATTAGTGATATTCCCGAAAATGCTTTAAATGTTGTATTGTATGGTTCAGGTGAGACTTTCAGGTTGCAAGGTAATTATCCGGGAATATCTTCAAATTATATTATAAATTGGGAAGGTCTGGTAAATTATATATTGAATCAGCATCATGAATCTACTTCGCAAAAAGCAAAACAATGGTCAGATGATTTTGTAGTAAATGAAGTTTGTCCCGATTGCAATGGCGCTAGGCTAAAAAAAGAATCTCTTTATTTCAGAATTGATGGGAAAAATATTTCTGAATTATCCCAGATGAATTTATCCGATTTATATGAATGGCTTAACAATATAGAAGATAGAATTTCTCAGAAACAGTCAATAATTGCCCGCGATATTTTAAAAGAAATTCGCAACAGATTAAAATTTATTCTTGATGTTGGGATTGATTATTTAAACCTTAACCGCCCTGCTGCTTCCTTGTCTGGTGGCGAAAGTCAGAGAATCAGACTTGCAACACAAATTGGTAGCAGGCTTGTAAATGTACTGTACATTCTGGACGAACCAAGTATTGGTTTGCATCAAAGAGATAATGAAAGATTGATAGAGTCTTTAAAACAATTAAGGGATGCCGGTAATACCATTATAGTTGTTGAGCACGACAAGCAAATGATAATGTCTGCTGATCATGTTATTGATATGGGACCTAACGCAGGAATAAATGGTGGAGAGATTGTTGCTGAAGGAACGCCTGAAGAAATATTAACTCAGGGTGGTTTGACTGCTGACTATTTAAGTATGAGAAAATTTATTTGCGTTCCAAATCCAAGACGCAAAGGAAATGGACATTCAATTATTTTATCTGGTGCAACAGGTAACAATTTAAAAAATGTTGAAATTAAAATTCCTTTAGGAAAATTAATTTGTGTGACAGGGGTTTCTGGTAGCGGAAAATCAAGTTTGATAAAAGAAACTTTACAACCTATATTATCCAAACATTTTTTCAGAGCTTTAAAGAACCCATTACCATATAACAATATAAAAGGATTAGAAAATATTGATAAGGTAATTGAAGTAGATCAGTCACCAATAGGAAGAACTCCACGTTCTAACCCGGTAACATACACTCAGATTTTTTCTGATATAAGAAAGTTGTTTGAACAGATGCCTGCCTCAAAAATTCGTGGATATAATGCCGGAAGATTCTCATTTAATGTTAAAGGAGGTCGTTGTGAAGGTTGTGGAGGTGCCGGTGTTAAAACAATAGAAATGAATTTTTTGCCTGATGTGTATGTTTTATGTACTGATTGTAATGGAAAAAGATATAATCGTGAAACATTAGAAGTTAGATACAGAGGTAAATCAATTAGTGATATACTTGAGCTTAGTGTTAAACAAGCAGTTGAATTTTTTGAAAATATTCCTGCAATTCATAATAAATTAAAAGCACTTAATGATGTAGGCTTAGGTTATATAACATTAGGACAACCATCCACAACACTTAGTGGGGGTGAGGCTCAAAGAATTAAACTTGCTTCAGAATTTACAAAAAAGGATACTGGTAAAACTTTATATATTCTTGATGAACCAACAACAGGACTTCATTTTGAAGATGTAAGAATATTAATGAATGTATTAAATAAACTAGCAGATAAAGGAAATACAGTAATTGTAATAGAACATAATTTAGATGTAATAAAACAGGCAGATTATATAATAGACATGGGACCGGAAGGTGGAACAAGGGGAGGACAAATTGTTGCAGTAGGAACACCTGAGGAGATTGCAAAAAATGAAATTGGATTTACTGCACGATTTATAAAAGAAGAACTTAACCTTCATAAAAAATTAACGTATCAAAAAAATAAATGTTTTGAACTATGA
- a CDS encoding TIGR00730 family Rossman fold protein, which yields MSTSEEKIIRAFENKDWNEIKTHDSWQIFKILSEFVQGFEKLSKIGPCVSIFGSARTKPDNKYYKLAEEIAYKLTQMGYGVITGGGPGIMEAGNKGAKLGGGNSVGVNIVLEFEQHPNPYIDLDKLIHFDYFFVRKVMFMKYAQGFVALPGGFGTFDELFEAITLIQTDKIARFPIVLVGKDYWQGLIDWVKKSVLNEEHNIGIADLDLFHLVDTADEAVEHIHNFYKKYVHKPNF from the coding sequence ATGAGTACAAGTGAAGAAAAAATTATCAGAGCTTTTGAAAATAAAGACTGGAACGAAATTAAAACACATGATTCCTGGCAAATATTTAAAATATTGTCGGAATTTGTACAGGGATTTGAAAAGCTTTCTAAAATTGGACCCTGTGTTTCAATTTTTGGATCTGCACGAACAAAACCTGATAATAAATATTACAAATTAGCTGAAGAAATAGCATACAAATTAACCCAAATGGGTTATGGTGTTATAACTGGTGGCGGACCTGGTATTATGGAAGCCGGAAATAAAGGTGCAAAATTAGGAGGAGGCAATTCTGTTGGTGTTAATATTGTATTAGAATTCGAACAACATCCAAATCCTTACATTGACTTAGATAAATTAATTCACTTTGATTATTTCTTTGTCAGAAAAGTAATGTTTATGAAATATGCTCAGGGGTTTGTTGCGCTACCAGGTGGTTTTGGTACTTTTGACGAGCTTTTTGAAGCTATTACTCTTATTCAGACAGATAAAATAGCCCGTTTCCCAATTGTTCTTGTTGGAAAAGATTATTGGCAAGGCTTAATAGATTGGGTTAAAAAATCTGTTTTAAACGAAGAACATAATATTGGGATTGCCGATTTAGATTTATTTCATCTGGTAGATACTGCTGATGAGGCAGTTGAGCATATTCATAATTTTTACAAGAAATACGTACATAAGCCCAATTTTTAA
- the smpB gene encoding SsrA-binding protein SmpB produces the protein MGDKIISKNKKAGFQFEIFEKFVAGIVLTGSEIKSIRQGKINFVDSYCIFINNELYIRGLHIAEYTHGGYANHVPVHDRKLLLNRTELNRILKKVKEKGFTIIPTSCFLTEKGKAKFEIAISRGKKLYDKRESLKKKDSKRETDRADKD, from the coding sequence ATGGGCGATAAAATAATAAGCAAAAACAAAAAGGCAGGATTTCAATTCGAAATTTTTGAAAAGTTCGTTGCCGGAATTGTATTAACTGGAAGCGAGATAAAATCTATCAGGCAAGGAAAAATCAACTTTGTTGACTCCTATTGTATTTTCATTAACAACGAGCTATATATTCGTGGTTTGCACATTGCTGAGTATACACATGGAGGTTATGCTAACCATGTTCCGGTTCATGATCGCAAATTGTTATTAAACCGAACTGAACTAAACAGAATACTTAAAAAAGTTAAAGAAAAGGGCTTTACTATTATACCAACTTCTTGTTTTCTTACAGAAAAAGGAAAAGCAAAATTTGAAATTGCAATATCACGAGGTAAAAAGCTTTACGATAAAAGAGAATCACTTAAGAAGAAAGACAGTAAAAGAGAAACAGACAGAGCTGATAAAGATTAA
- a CDS encoding YIP1 family protein: MNFKAIFIRSKNILFNPVEEWIKIDQEKSGTTNAIFGYALPYILAISISSLTILLFTGIRWYSLSFVIINTISNIITPFSVIIFSSIIINAISTKFESVKNINNAFKLVIYSYTAAFLTSIAAGLIPIALFSSLIGIAGIYSCYTLWTGICPMMKTPDHKKISFTIVSFVIIMGTYGITFLTLNLISVAFTLTNATFRF; this comes from the coding sequence ATGAACTTCAAAGCAATTTTTATAAGATCTAAAAATATACTTTTTAATCCGGTTGAAGAATGGATTAAAATTGATCAGGAAAAATCTGGTACAACTAATGCAATTTTTGGTTATGCCTTACCTTACATATTAGCAATATCAATTTCTTCATTAACTATTTTATTATTTACTGGAATAAGATGGTATTCTTTAAGTTTTGTTATAATTAATACTATAAGTAATATTATAACACCATTCTCAGTAATAATTTTTTCATCAATAATAATTAATGCAATTTCAACAAAATTTGAATCTGTAAAAAACATCAACAATGCATTTAAGCTTGTAATATATTCATATACTGCAGCCTTCTTAACAAGTATTGCTGCCGGATTAATTCCAATTGCATTATTCTCAAGTTTAATTGGAATTGCTGGGATATATTCCTGTTATACATTATGGACAGGTATATGTCCAATGATGAAAACACCTGATCATAAAAAAATCAGTTTTACTATTGTTAGTTTTGTAATTATTATGGGAACCTATGGAATAACATTCTTAACTTTAAATTTAATTTCAGTTGCATTTACATTAACTAATGCAACATTTAGATTTTAA
- the miaA gene encoding tRNA (adenosine(37)-N6)-dimethylallyltransferase MiaA, translating to MTSLYNIVTILGPTASGKTRFAAELCCKINGEIISADSRQVYKGMDIGTGKDIKDYEVASIKVPYHIIDIVETGYQYNVFEFQRDFLKAFNKIKLNSNFPVLCGGTGLYIDAALKGYKLIDVPINTALREKLENKTLDELNQILKKYKKLHNVSDSDTVKRAVRAIEIEEYYLSNTNINKEYPELKSLVIGIDCERELRRTRITERLNKRLNDGLIEEVQQLLNRGITADQLIYYGLEYKYITEYLTGKYNFKEFFSKLEIAIHQFAKRQMTYFRSMEKKGTKINWINCEIPNEEKIEMVLNKLKITNQ from the coding sequence ATGACTTCATTATATAATATAGTAACAATACTTGGACCTACAGCTTCAGGCAAGACCCGCTTTGCTGCCGAATTATGTTGTAAAATTAATGGTGAAATAATAAGTGCTGATTCAAGACAGGTATATAAGGGAATGGATATTGGAACAGGCAAAGATATTAAGGATTATGAAGTTGCAAGTATTAAAGTCCCTTATCATATTATTGATATTGTAGAAACTGGTTATCAGTACAATGTTTTTGAGTTTCAGCGAGACTTTTTAAAAGCATTTAATAAAATAAAATTAAATTCTAATTTTCCTGTGTTATGTGGAGGAACAGGTTTATATATTGATGCAGCTTTAAAAGGGTATAAGTTAATAGATGTTCCAATAAATACTGCTTTAAGGGAAAAATTAGAAAATAAAACTTTGGATGAACTTAACCAAATCCTCAAAAAATATAAAAAACTTCATAATGTAAGCGATTCGGATACTGTAAAACGTGCAGTAAGAGCAATTGAAATTGAAGAATATTATTTGAGTAATACAAATATAAATAAAGAGTATCCAGAATTAAAAAGTTTGGTTATTGGAATTGACTGTGAAAGAGAGTTGAGAAGAACAAGAATAACCGAACGCCTTAACAAAAGGCTAAATGATGGATTAATTGAGGAAGTACAACAATTATTAAATAGAGGAATAACTGCAGATCAGCTTATTTATTATGGTTTGGAGTATAAATATATTACCGAATATTTAACCGGAAAATACAATTTTAAAGAATTCTTCTCAAAATTAGAGATTGCAATTCACCAGTTTGCTAAAAGACAAATGACCTACTTCAGAAGCATGGAAAAAAAGGGGACTAAAATAAACTGGATAAATTGTGAAATACCAAATGAAGAAAAAATTGAAATGGTATTGAATAAACTTAAAATTACTAATCAGTAA
- a CDS encoding HD domain-containing protein — protein sequence MQESDYSIKIQELEKIISDLNKENRELLKRNLELIEQNRNLGEGLEKINSKINLESADKKSIRYKMVTVFFADIKGFSKLAEKQNAELLIDELDSFYLMLDEIIASHNIEKISSIGDTLMCAGGIPKKNRTNPIEMVLAAIKINDKLKEFQKELFGENQIIWEISMGIHTGPVIAAEQGKKKITYELKGETVNIASRIESASEPGKIIISEMTRELISEYFRCSYIGKIPVKYVGDINLYQVKGFTPKYSVDKKGLVPNKKFQVKFQLIKYDDLEEFMLDKLERELPKYLHYHNLKHTIDVGIQAEILGQGEGISDEEMLLLKTAALFHDSGQTIQTRDHELIGTRIAASILPKFGYTNEQIVEIQQIIMATKLPPQPKTLLQKIICDADLDYLGRSDFIPVSNTLYKELHEQNLIGSINDWNKLQIKFLTPHQYFTETANKLREVNKQTQIERLKKEITD from the coding sequence ATGCAGGAATCTGATTACTCAATTAAAATACAAGAGCTTGAAAAAATAATTTCTGATTTAAACAAAGAAAATCGGGAATTATTAAAACGTAATCTTGAACTGATTGAGCAAAATCGTAATTTAGGAGAAGGTTTAGAAAAAATTAATTCAAAAATTAACCTTGAATCAGCCGATAAAAAAAGTATCCGTTATAAAATGGTAACTGTATTTTTTGCTGATATAAAAGGATTTTCAAAATTAGCCGAAAAACAAAATGCAGAACTACTAATTGATGAACTGGATAGTTTTTATTTAATGCTTGATGAAATTATTGCATCCCATAACATTGAAAAAATAAGCTCTATTGGCGATACTTTAATGTGCGCAGGCGGCATACCAAAAAAGAACAGGACAAATCCAATAGAAATGGTTCTTGCAGCAATTAAAATTAACGATAAACTTAAAGAATTTCAAAAAGAGCTTTTTGGTGAGAATCAAATAATCTGGGAAATTTCTATGGGAATTCATACAGGACCGGTTATTGCTGCGGAACAGGGAAAAAAGAAAATAACATATGAATTAAAAGGTGAAACTGTAAATATTGCTAGTAGAATTGAATCTGCTAGTGAGCCTGGAAAAATAATTATTTCTGAAATGACTCGTGAATTAATTTCAGAATATTTTCGTTGCAGCTACATTGGTAAAATTCCTGTTAAATATGTTGGCGACATTAACCTTTATCAGGTTAAAGGATTTACACCCAAATATTCTGTTGACAAGAAAGGTTTGGTTCCAAATAAAAAATTCCAGGTTAAATTTCAGCTTATTAAATATGATGATCTGGAAGAATTCATGTTAGATAAGCTCGAACGCGAATTACCAAAATATTTGCATTACCATAATTTAAAACACACTATTGACGTAGGAATTCAAGCCGAAATACTTGGTCAGGGCGAAGGCATTTCGGATGAAGAAATGTTGTTATTAAAAACTGCTGCATTATTTCACGACTCCGGACAAACTATTCAAACCCGCGATCACGAACTTATAGGAACCAGAATCGCAGCATCTATACTTCCAAAATTTGGTTATACGAACGAACAAATTGTAGAAATTCAGCAAATAATAATGGCAACAAAGCTCCCACCACAGCCTAAAACATTATTGCAAAAAATTATTTGTGATGCCGATCTTGATTATCTTGGTAGAAGTGACTTTATTCCTGTTTCTAACACTCTATATAAAGAACTTCACGAACAAAATTTAATAGGCTCAATTAACGATTGGAATAAATTACAAATTAAATTTCTGACTCCACATCAATATTTTACAGAAACTGCTAACAAATTGCGCGAAGTAAATAAACAAACTCAGATTGAGAGACTTAAAAAAGAGATTACTGATTAG
- a CDS encoding superoxide dismutase, translating into METVVTNETKLVYPYSLSELGYSYDALEPYIDKATMEIHYSKHHAAYIANLNNAIKGTDAEKLPLSEIISNISKYPVAVRNNGGGHYNHSLFWKMLSPKSSGAPKGKLADALNSTFGSIEKFKEEFESAAKTRFGSGWAWLSVDSNGKLFVSSTPNQDNPLMDVVDKKGTPVLCLDVWEHAYYLKYQNRRPDYVSAFWSVVNWAEVERRYEDLL; encoded by the coding sequence ATGGAAACAGTAGTAACAAATGAAACAAAATTAGTTTACCCGTATTCTTTGTCCGAATTAGGTTATAGTTATGATGCACTTGAGCCTTATATTGATAAAGCTACAATGGAAATTCATTATTCCAAACATCATGCAGCATATATTGCAAATTTAAATAATGCAATAAAAGGAACTGATGCTGAGAAGCTGCCATTATCAGAAATTATTTCAAACATTAGTAAATATCCTGTTGCAGTAAGAAATAATGGTGGCGGGCATTATAATCATTCACTCTTTTGGAAAATGTTAAGTCCAAAAAGCAGTGGAGCTCCGAAAGGTAAATTAGCCGATGCTTTAAACAGTACCTTTGGCTCTATAGAAAAGTTTAAAGAAGAATTTGAATCAGCTGCAAAAACCAGATTTGGTAGTGGTTGGGCATGGCTTTCGGTTGACAGTAATGGAAAATTATTTGTTTCATCAACACCTAATCAGGATAATCCATTAATGGATGTTGTTGATAAAAAAGGAACTCCTGTACTTTGTTTGGATGTGTGGGAGCATGCTTATTATTTAAAATATCAAAATCGCAGACCCGATTATGTTTCTGCTTTTTGGTCGGTTGTAAACTGGGCTGAAGTTGAAAGAAGATACGAAGATTTGTTATAG
- the queG gene encoding tRNA epoxyqueuosine(34) reductase QueG, giving the protein MTKKEITENIRDFALKLGFTDCGFSKSVELTKNKESLINSINSGYTAEMAYLQNNLDKRANPELLIENAKTIISVLLSYFPQQIENNSDYKISKYAYGNDYHEIMHNLLTKLFEKIKEEIPQVNGRAFCDSGPVFERAWAERSGLGWIGKNNLLINPTIGSFVIIGEIIIDKELEYDLPIEEQCGTCTLCINACPTNALTPYSLNATKCISYATNSSKSENIPDFFIEKIKNEIYGCEICQTVCPYNKGVDKANNKFFKPNEYINWSNTDWENLTEEKFEIKFKNTSINNIGFKRLKRNIDFVKNKK; this is encoded by the coding sequence ATGACAAAAAAAGAAATAACAGAAAATATCAGAGATTTTGCTTTAAAATTAGGTTTTACCGATTGTGGATTCTCAAAATCTGTTGAATTAACAAAGAATAAAGAAAGTTTAATTAATTCAATTAATAGTGGTTATACTGCAGAAATGGCTTATTTGCAAAACAATTTAGACAAAAGAGCAAACCCTGAATTACTAATAGAAAATGCTAAAACAATTATTTCTGTTTTATTAAGTTATTTTCCGCAACAAATTGAAAATAATTCTGATTATAAAATTTCTAAATATGCATATGGAAACGACTACCACGAAATTATGCATAATCTTTTAACAAAACTTTTTGAAAAAATAAAAGAAGAAATTCCTCAGGTAAATGGAAGAGCTTTCTGCGATTCGGGCCCAGTGTTCGAGCGCGCATGGGCAGAACGATCAGGACTAGGATGGATTGGAAAAAATAATTTATTAATAAATCCAACCATTGGGTCATTTGTTATAATTGGTGAAATAATTATTGACAAGGAACTCGAATACGATTTGCCTATTGAAGAACAATGCGGAACTTGTACATTATGTATAAATGCATGTCCCACTAATGCGCTAACTCCATATTCTTTAAATGCAACAAAGTGTATATCATATGCAACAAATAGCAGTAAAAGCGAAAATATTCCTGATTTTTTTATAGAAAAAATAAAAAACGAAATTTATGGATGCGAAATTTGTCAAACTGTATGTCCATATAATAAAGGAGTTGACAAAGCTAATAACAAATTCTTTAAACCTAATGAATATATAAATTGGAGTAACACTGACTGGGAAAATTTAACTGAAGAAAAATTCGAAATTAAATTTAAAAATACTTCAATAAACAATATAGGTTTCAAAAGGCTAAAAAGGAATATAGACTTTGTTAAGAATAAAAAGTAG